Proteins co-encoded in one Lasioglossum baleicum chromosome 14, iyLasBale1, whole genome shotgun sequence genomic window:
- the LOC143215753 gene encoding NADH dehydrogenase [ubiquinone] 1 alpha subcomplex subunit 7, with protein MPRGIENRTVTPITQAFRNVIRGKPVVESLRFTNLLAARTQPQPKVPGGPYHKTSKVYYFSRDARRLVQPPIQVYEQKHIDAGKKPATDLKAITPGKAIKIH; from the exons atgCCGCGAGGTATTGAGAATCGAACTGTAACGCCGATAACGCAAGCATTTCGAAATGTTATACGAGGT AAACCTGTTGTGGAGAGTTTAAGGTTCACAAATCTTCTTGCTGCACGCACGCAACCCCAGCCCAAAGTACCTGGAGGACCGTACCATAAGACTTCCAAAGTATATTACTTTTCACGTGATGCCAGACGGCTTGTTCAACCACCCATTCAGGTgtacgagcaaaaacacatagATGCGGG GAAGAAACCAGCCACTGATCTTAAAGCAATCACACCAGGTAAAGCGATTAAGATCCATTAA
- the LOC143215737 gene encoding serine protease inhibitor 28Dc, with protein MMFKLMFVGLLACSSGQLIYPDEFEMLKSSVQPPVMYTLGRQRPPVQNFPPVQNIPPVQNIPPATSIKYAVPSPIPNRAPTRRPMPTIPPQLSSANAAAAVEDNVLQDWDEHVNSIIVKGLIKFSLDVEREIYRTKGTSLIEQQDNIVFSPISIAVALAIVLAGSAGRTFNEVSRVLGLESGVDISRNSEVVHQMFGILMAQLHSNLANTEGPRVDFATAAFVQDSYPILREFETISRSVYGNEVINVDFARSGRSIQQRINAWVKEKTRGKIDSILNDVPSPDTTLILLSALYFNGEWNQHFLEGATKRKPFFIEPDLPMDVDMMYNGGQFPFYEDKQLGAKIIGLPYKGHQTSMYVVLPNAKGVKALRGFLSQLSLNNIESLINNTKNETCIVGLPKMKLSSTLSLRATLESLGLTSLFNPAVADLSLISQGVNGATSSPVDRTEPTRQTPQYQNNGDVMVSPRFGEQVRRNHFVYQDKNRGYTVEQWSTGFSIKKSRKRRSSEEAQKTEESKDSYKVEGSEAAEPKVVNLEANKYRFQERQRSRRQSRPIDQNFLNFIKNRNFPSYGLDALRNSANLVNPHIFASDVLHKVEIDITETGTEAAAVTGVILERDGNQKRLVANRPFLFFIRHDPTGLILFWGTVNAPTPNY; from the exons ATGATGTTCAAGCTGATGTTCGTCGGCCTTCTGGCCTGCAGTTCCGGTCAGTTGATCTATCCAGATGAGTTCGAGATGTTGAAGTCATCGGTCCAGCCTCCAGTGATGTACACTCTTGGTCGTCAAAGACCTCCTGTACAGAATTTTCCTCCTGTACAGAATATTCCTCCTGTACAGAATATTCCTCCTGCAACAAGTATTAAATATGCTGTACCATCTCCGATACCAAACCGAGCACCTACTAGAAGACCTATGCCGACAATACCACCGCAACTCTCCTCCGCAAATGCTGCAGCTGCAGTCGAAGATAATGTACTGCAAGACTGGGACGAACAT GTGAACAGTATCATCGTGAAAGGACTGATAAAGTTCAGTCTGGACGTCGAGCGAGAAATCTATAGGACCAAGGGTACTTCGTTGATCGAGCAACAAGACAACATAGTCTTCTCGCCGATCAGTATTGCGGTAGCCTTGGCGATTGTCCTCGCGGGTTCTGCAGGCAGAACCTTCAACGAGGTCTCCAGGGTCCTTGGACTTGAGTCTGGAGTTGATATCTCGAGGAACTCGGAGGTTGTTCATCAGATGTTTGGCATATTGATGGCTCAGCTTCACAGCAATTTGGCAAACACTGAAGGACCTCGTGTGGACTTCGCTACGGCCGCGTTTGTGCAG GACAGCTATCCAATTCTCCGAGAGTTCGAAACGATCAGTCGATCTGTGTACGGAAACGAGGTGATAAACGTAGACTTCGCAAGAAGTGGAAGATCGATCCAGCAAAGGATCAATGCATGGGTGAAAGAGAAGACTAGGGGCAAGATCGACAGTATCCTAAACGATGTACCATCTCCGGACACTACGTTGATTCTTTTATCAGCGCTTTATTTTAATGGGGAGTGGAACCAGCACTTTTTGGAAGGGGCTACGAAGAG GAAGCcattcttcatcgagccagacCTGCCCATGGACGTAGACATGATGTACAACGGCGGTCAATTCCCATTCTACGAAGACAAGCAATTAGGCGCGAAGATCATCGGTTTGCCTTACAAAGGCCACCAGACTTCAATGTACGTGGTTCTACCAAACGCGAAGGGAGTTAAAGCTCTGCGTGGTTTCCTGAGCCAATTATCCTTGAACAACATCGAGAGCCTGATAAACAACACGAAGAACGAGACCTGCATCGTCGGTCTTCCTAAAATGAAGCTCTCCAGCACTCTGAGCCTGAGGGCGACTCTAGAAAGCTTGGGTTTGACGTCTTTGTTCAATCCAGCAGTTGCTGATCTGAGTCTAATCTCTCAAGGTGTGAACGGTGCTACATCATCGCCAGTGGATCGAACTGAACCAACTCGTCAGACGCCACAGTACCAGAACAATGGTGATGTAATGGTCAGCCCGAGATTTGGTGAACAGGTTAGAAGAAATCACTTCGTCTACCAGGACAAGAACCGTGGCTACACAGTGGAGCAATGGTCGACCGGGTTTTCCATCAAGAAATCCCGAAAGCGTCGCAGTTCCGAGGAGGCTCAGAAGACTGAAGAGAGCAAGGATTCTTATAAAGTGGAGGGGTCCGAGGCCGCAGAACCGAAGGTCGTAAATCTCGAGGCGAACAAGTACCGTTTCCAGGAGAGACAAAGATCCAGGAGACAAAGCAGACCGATCGACCAGAACTTTCTTAACTTTATAAAAAACCGGAATTTCCCCTCGTACGGCTTGGATGCTCTTAGGAACTCCGCGAACCTGGTGAACCCGCATATCTTCGCGTCAGATGTGCTCCACAAAGTGGAGATCGACATCACGGAAACAGGTACAGAGGCTGCTGCCGTGACTGGCGTGATTCTTGAACGTGATGGAAACCAGAAGAGACTCGTGGCGAATCGGCCGTTCCTCTTCTTCATCAGGCACGATCCCACGGGACTCATCCTCTTCTGGGGCACCGTGAACGCCCCCACGCCTAACTACTGA